In Colletotrichum higginsianum IMI 349063 chromosome 1, whole genome shotgun sequence, the DNA window TTGAGTTCAATCTCGCGAAGTTGGGCAGGGTTTGTGACCCTTATAAGGATGTCTCGAACATGGTGGTATTGAAGAGTGTCGCCATTTCCAACACTGCTGAGCTCAGTGATGTGTCTCTGACACACAGCGATGCACAGTTCAGCAAGTGATTTAGCAGGCGCCATGGTTATTTTGTAGCTGGGCAAAGACTCTAGCCTGCTGTTCTTCCAGTCTTAATGGCGATGTTCGGGTGTGTGACGGGTGATGTACGACTGGATCGCAATCTCATTGTTGACAAAGACTGGAGGCGTCGGTGATATATACAGGCTTTCGGTGGAAGTTTGGCGAGTTAGTCCTCATGGACCTGTGGAAAAAGAATCAATTTGATGCGAGATAAGTTGTTCGGGGGCTTGACTTTTGtagttgctgttgttggtcGCTCAGGGAAGGTGGAAGGCGCAGGCAGACAGGTCCCTTTAAACAGGTCACGACAATGGAGTTCCAGGTTTATAGTGGAGCAGGTGTCTTTTAAGTGGTTCCCCGCAGCTGACTTGGACAGGCCCCTGTTAGTGCTAGTCGGCAATCaatgtacagagtacagagtacaaTCACTCACATGTACGGATACCTGGGCCATCATGATCTTTCGGGTTGTTTTCCAGCCTTTAGAGGCTGTTTCCCCTAATGATTTCTATCAAACAATCATTAAAAACTTCCCCCACGCTACAGCTCGCAATTAATCTGAAAGACGGATTGTCCTGCAACCTACCTTTTAGGCAGGTGCTTTGGTTTGAGGTCACTCTCATTCTACCCTATGCACGTCACATGATTTTCTGCGCTAATCTCTAAGAAGACACTGCTGTTCATGTATGCAGGGTACCTTGCTCTGCTTCCTGCCTGCTTGCCTTACCTCAGTGCTCAGGTCCACCATACTTCCTGCCTTGGACGTCATTGCAAAGAAACGACTTCACCTCAACCTCCCGATTCTGGGACGCCAAAGGAACCTCGTAGCCAGACCAGCCATTCCCATCATGGCGGACTCCACGTACATCAAACCTGAGCCATACATCAAGCCCGATCCTGAAGCTGTGACAGCTTCtcccctcgacgacgacgacctgtACGAAGATGCCGGCGATCTTGAGTTTTTCGACCAATACAGCGACCAGGGATCCTTTGGCCAAGCATATTTAGCCCGAGTACCCAAGGACTTGTGGGAGGCATGGGACAGCTTGCCAGATGACGCCGAAATCGAGGTTGGCACTATGCGACAGTGGGACGTTGTGCGCCCAGATGGCAGCGTAGAGGTATGCCGGAACGCGCGATACGACGAGGCTGGGCAGGTCAATTGACTGGTTTATTTATTTCTAGCACCGCTTCAAAATGCTTCTTAACTCCGACCGAGCCGAGCACCAGCTCATGCCCAAGGAATACGATTTGGAGATGGGCAAGGAGCTTGCGCGCAGCACGTTCGTCTTCACCGAAGAGGACCTGCCCGGCTTCAAGGCGAAGTCGAAGGCGAGAACCGATGCGGCAAATGCTGGTATTCCGGCCCGGTTCCTGCGGCCCAAGGCCGACAAAGTGGAAAAGAAACCGTTTGAGAAGGGTCGTCGTTGGCAGCCCTACTACCGCAAGGCAATTCCCAGTAAGCTCGACCCGCGTTCGTCGGGATGTCTGGTGTCTAATTTGGCGTAGAGAAGACGAAGATCGCCGCGCGGATCCAATACGAGCTAGCTTGCAAGCCTGTCGACAATGCCGAGAGTCAAGCAATTCTGCAGCGGAAGCAAGTTGAGGCccagcggccgaagcataCACTTCAGATTATGGAGCAGCGCGCAGCCAACAGCATTATCCACCATGGGtctgctgccgccgtggAGAAGTTTGGCTCTTTCATTGTAAGTAGCGACCGGCCTGCACGTTGCTTCCTGCCGCTAATGCAGCTCAGAAAACGTCTGCGCCCACAAAGGCCACGAAGCCCAAAAAGGCCGAGAACAGAGCTGCCCGTATGTCGGAGGAACAgcttctcgatggcctcaTGGAGGCTTTCAGGAGGTACGAGTACTGGAAAATGTCCATTCTCAAGGCCAGATTCGATCAGCCAGAGGCTTTCTTGCGCCAGACTTTGGAGAAGATCGCAGTTCTCAACCGATCCGGCATTCACGCCAACGAGTGGTCGCTACAGGAACACCTCAAGAGTATGGCCTCCGGCGCGACCAGCGAGACCGCCCCAGaggaggctgccgccgacgacgacgatgacgacgaagtGGTTATGGAGGACGTTGTGTAAAGGGTTTGTACTTATACTATATGAACTACGGGCTTGGGGCCCGAAAGGCATTGCGTGGCGTTCGGATTGGCACTGCTCGACTTGGTTCGAGGGTAGGTGGTTTGCTACTTTCAGGGACTTCTGATACCCCTGGGCACTGGATTACAACGCGTTTTGTAGAGCTTGCTTAGCCGCTACTCGACATCCAGCACGGGAGAGGAACGAAGCACGCATCGTGCGTTTTTGTGAAAAGAATGCAGGTTTCTCGCAGTGTGATATTGTCTGCAGGGCTCAATGCTATGTACCCGTTCTTGGTGCATGCAGCGTTGGCTGTGTCGGTTGAAGATCGTCTCTCTCCGGAGTGGGGAACCCACTAACTTCATTCCCAAACATGACATGCTGTTACTACCTAGGGTTGATTGATGTCTCTACGCATTCGGAACAAGATTCGACGCGCATTTACTTTCAGAAGCGCCGTTCTCCTCCACTTGTTTCAACCCATCGCACGTATGCCTCGTAAATCACTCAACCTCGTTCTCGACTTTGACGGGACGATCACGACAAAGGACACGATTGGAACCTTGGCAGAGATTGCCCTCCGGTTTCAGCACAAGCGCGGCATTGATCTTTCTTCGGCGTGGCAGCAGATACTCAGAGACTACAGCCATGATCATGCTGAGCATGTCTCCAAATACAGGCCTGGCGAAGAGGAGCGCATCTCTCTTGCTGATGAGCTCGCCTACCTGCGTGGTCTAAGGGAAGTCGAGCTGCGGTCCGTCCAGCGTGTGGAGAAGTCTGGGTTGTTTCGGGGTATCACAAGAGAGGATCTCAAAAAAGCTGGAAACGCCGCGAGGATGGAAGGATCGGTCAAGCTCCGTGATGGTTTCGTAGAACTGATGCACATGGTCAAGGCGAATGGATGGTCCGTCTCTATTGTTTCTGTCAACTGGTCGAGATCCTTCATCAGCGGGGTCTTGTCGGACTACGgctttgtcgtcgtcgccaacgaaATCGAGACCGATGGAAGCATCTCGGGGCCGGATGAGCTCGGCCCGCCGACGCGAGATACCATCCTAACGACATGCGATGACAAGCTGCGCGCTTTGCGCGCTTtgactggcccagagagaGCGGATGATGCTGAGAGGTTGGTCTACTTTGGCGACTCTACATCGGACATCGAGTGTCTGTTGGAGAGTCGTGGCATCGTGGTGTCGTCGAGTCCGGACTCGGGCTTGATGAAGACCCTGCGGAGGGTGGGATACGACGTGCCGCGGGTGCAGGAACGCCAGCCGTCCAGTGGCATCGTATGGGCCTCGACATTTGTGGAGGTTTTGAAGAGTGGTTTCCTGCCTCTCAGAGATGACTAGAAACGAGGGGCTACCTTATAGCGGTTGGGTTGAGTCCGAGGCAAACAATCCGCTAAGAGGACCGCTTACTGCGACGTGCTTATGCTGCCTCTGGCTCTTTGTTCAGGTGATTGGGGTCTTCAGGAGCACAGCAATGCCAttcattctctctctctctctctctctctctctctctctctctctctctctctctctctctctctctctctctctctctctctctctctctctctctctctctctctctctgtgcgtgtgtgtgtgtgtgtgtgtgtgtgtccaGAACAGGCAACTGAGCTGCGGCATTGACATCTGCTATGTTCGACCATGAACCAGAAACAACACGGCGATCTCAGGTTATGTTCAGGCATATGCGTCTCCGGTGGTGGTGATATGAATATATAAACACCTATCGCTATCCAAAGCCGAAACACCGGTCAAATAACCCACCCCAACAGCAAACCCAACCAAACAACCTCACTCAGCTTTACGCACCTACCTAAACAGACCTAGTCGTCAGGAAACATGTGCTTCTACCGCGGAACCGTCTACAGCTGCAAGCACAGCGAGTTCGGTAAGAAGGTCTCCGACTGCAAGGCCCAGCGGGACTTTCTCGACAGCACCGACAAGGAGAATAACGCGTGCACTGAACGTCGGATCCATTCGATGAACCGCGTCCGCGATGACTCCAGGTGCAGAAAGTGCCAGCGCCTCGACGCACTCAGGACCCGCACTAGAAAAACCTTCTTGAGCCTCCGGGAAAACCTGGAGAAGCGCAGGACAACTTCTGAAAAGCCTGCAACAGAGATTGGCGAGTCTTCTAGTGGCATCTCATCTTCTGGGCATGCCTCGGGGGATGTTGTCCCATATGTGAAGCATGGATCCTCCGCTGAGCTTGTTGGAGAGGCCTGGACGTCAGACAACACCTTGGATGATGTCCCTTGTTCCAGTAGATCCAATACTTGTGAGCTTTCGAGGAAGCTAGATGCTTCTGGAAAGTCCAAGGATAGAGCTTTCAAGCTTGACGCGACGATATTTGAGCATGACATGGCTTCAAAGTGcgcgtcttcttctggtGTGTTCGACGACGTCAAATCTCCGGATCATGATGGCCCTTGTGTAGATTCGAAGCAGAACCAGCTATCAGTTTCTCACTCGCTACTACttgagaaagaagaaaaggagtAGTAGACCAAGAGGATATTAGTTGatggtggcggcgatgctCATATATTTGTTTACGCAAGAACATTCGATCTTTTCCTACCTGGAATCCATAGCCCATCCTGCCTGCGAAAACTTCGTCTGCAGCTACAGTAGCTGAATACCACGAGGTTAATGGTGAAGCAGCCTGGAGTATGAGTGTATGTGCTGATGTTTTGTTTCAAAAGCCCCTGCTGTTGGTGCATCCTGCTATCGTTCCTACTTGCTGTAAACAAAACTAGAGGGCTCGTCGCCATGTGGTGCTTCACCCAGCTTTTTGTGTCCGAGTAAGCCGCCCATTAACCACCCTCAGAATCCCCACCACCTTTTCCTTATTTTCTGATCTTCATCGGCGGTGATGCCGTTCTCCTTCACCACATTAAGGAATACCCTTTCCAAAGTGGCTCCCCCAATCGAGTAGTACTCGATACCGCGGTTCTTCTTCGACTCTTCCAACAACCTAATTAGATCGAAAATTGTGCCAATGTCACTTTTCGTTGCGTTCTGTCCATtcaccgtcttctccatgTCCTGGTTTCTAGATCCCGGGACAGTGAAGCTAATCTGGCCACCAAGTGCTTCTCGCTCCATAGTCGTCCCAGGTACCCTATCTTCCACCCATGCCCTAATGGAGGCCATCTCCTCGGATGTGGACAGTGGGGCTGTCTTGAGGAGAATTCGGACGTAGTATAAGTTGCTATATCTCTGCCGCAGGGCCCTGGtggtgccgatggcgaggaccCGCCGCGACAAGACGGCAGCTCTATGGGCGAGGGTGTCTGCCTCCTCCATACTGTGCGTCTTCACCCCATTTCAGCATACATAAAatggaaagaaagggggttGTGAGCTTACAGTGAGCAGGACAGAACGATTCGGCGAAATTTGCTGGATGATCTTCCAGAATGCACGCTTAGCCACCGCATCCATGGCCGACGTCGGCTCATCCAAGACAAGGACAGGAGGTGTGCCTGAAATACGTTAACAAATGAGCTTCTTGAATCCGAAAACTAACGTGCCCATGATTGCAATAGCAAGACTCAGTTTACGCTTGTTGCCACCAGACAGCTTGGAGGCTGATCGGGTAGCATACTGTGTCAAGCCCAGCTTTGCCATGACTGTGTCGACGTTCTGCTGgacatcatcgacgccctTGATCCTTGCGAAAAAGTCCAGATGCTCTTCGGTGCTCATCAAGTCCAGTGCATCGTATTGGGCACAGACTTTACGCTGTCAGCATTACCATCATCCGGATGAGGAACGTTGGGGAATGTGCTTACCCCCAAGATGTTTCTGGGCAGAGTCACTGTTGGCATCATGTCCGCAGAGATATCCATTGCCATGGTCCGGTATCAAATCTCCTCGGATCAAGTTGATCAGTGTCGATTTTCCCGCACCATTGGGCCCGATGATTGCCAACACCTCACTTTTGCCAATACCCAGGGAGAtatcgtcgacggcaagaGTCCGATCAAAGGACTTTGTGAGGTGCAGGGTTCGTAAAGGATCTTCCGTGGTCTCTTCAACTCGGAGTTTCTCCACCTTGACGTCGTCACTCGAGTAGCTTGGCAACTTCTCCGAGTCTTCTTCCATGGGGCTATGCTTGACCGCTCCAGCCTTGCAGGAGGGGTGGTATCCTTCCAGCCATATGAGAATACCAAGCAGCGTGGCAACCTGAACAATCAGGTACAGAACCGGTCCACCGTACGCATGGATTGACGAAGCTGGTATGATGGCATCTCCTCCGCAACTAATTTCCATAACGTTGAGCCCGAAGGCGACTGATTTGAAGACGTTGCCAATAGGGAAGAAGATGTTCAATGCAAACGTTGTCGCTTTCATTGCGTCGTCTACTTCTGCGACGTCGACAAAGGCGTTCGGCGCCTGAGCATTGAATTAGCCCACGACTTGGGTCATTCCAACGGGATATATGGCTGGTTTTACTCACTGCAAacgcaacgacgacgatggtgaaCATGATCACGTTTGAAGAAGATATGGCAAGGAACGCCCCCGGGCCGGTCTTGCACAGAACAGACATGATGTAGCTGAAAAGAATGCCCGTTAGGCCATAGAGGGCCAGAATGGGCAGCATCACCCATGCACCACCAGTCCAAAGAGGCATGTTCGTCCCGAGGTGGctggtgatggcgatggagaTGATAGCCACGAAGAAAAAGTCGAACAAGGCGTACGCAACCCATAGAGGCGCTCTTCGTACTCCGTTGGCGTATCCAACCGAGCGCACTTTTCGGCTCTTCTCAACGGAGGGATACAAGGCGAATGCTGCGGGATATACCGCTTGCATTAAGCAAAAAAAAATTGCGTAAAACATGCCGGAGTTAGCTGATCGCTTTCAATCTTAAGTCAGCGGGACCGCTCTGATCAGGAAGGGGGGCAACTTACTGCAGGCGTCTCACCCATGGGGCCATACGACGCGGTGATCTGAGAGTCGCTGCGAATCTGGCTGTAAAGGTTGAATAGTGTcatgccgtcgacgactcCAAATTCAGCGAACGAGGCAATCACCGGGTTGCTCGTTTTGGATTCCATGAAGATGCCTCCCGGTAGTACTTCCCCCTTATTTTCTTTCAAGTAATTTGTGAACCCGTCCAGGGTCTCGACAGGCCGGACCCATTCGGCATATTGAGACATGTTGAAGTACCTGGCCATTGAGCCGTTCTTGTTCATCAGGCTGTACAACGATTCGTTCATCCACGGAGGTCCACCGAGAAGCAATCCGGGATGAGTGCGCATCTCGCCTTCAACCATATAGCCTCCCCCGTAGGATACGTAAAACTCGTGTGCAGAGTACAAAGTCGGCTGGATATCTTCACATAGCGGAGCTATGTACCCCTTCAACATATCGGAGAAGGACGGGGTGACAACGATGGGGAGGCCCAGGACGTATATGTAgggccaccaaaacctttTCAACACGATGATTCTCTTCCAGAGAAGAGTCTTCACCTGCGACCAGAAGGATGTCGTTTTCCCAAGCCCTAAACCGAAGTTCGTACTAGGGGACATCAAGTCGGTGTTGGTGACCAATGCTAGGTCGTCTGTTACGCGCAGAAAAACGTCCTCAACCTGTGGGCCTACGATAGAGACATCGGGAACACCGTTGGCGGCCAGCTTTGTAGCCAGTCGGCCAGCAGAGGCAGAGTCGGGAGTTTTGTATACTATTTGCAGTATTAGTTCAGTCTAGCTCTCAACCTGCATAGGGGTATTGGGGTTGTGATTGCTGAAAGCAAATGACTCCTGATGACCTACCAAGTTGGTCTTGATGGATGGTGTGTGGGTATTGTCGGTAGACCGGACCTCCCTTATATGACACAGAAACCTTGTATCCCCCGCCGTGAAGTTGTTTCAAAGCCGTAATTGGGCCTTGACACTTGACTTTGCCGTTGGACAGGATCACCATATGGTCGGCAAGaacctcaacctcgtccaAGAAATGCGTTGTCAAGATGATGCTTCGCCGACTTCGCTGCTCCAGAAGAATTTCCCAAATTACTCTCCTGGAAAGGGGATCCTATATCGCCATATCGTTAACCTTTTCCCCCGAAGTGTGGGATTGAGGCGTAGGAGCGTGTACCAATCCTGAAGTACATTCGTCGATCAGGCAGACCGAAGAGCCTCCGACAAACATGCAAGCCAACTGGAGTTTTCTCATTTGTCCGCCACTGAGAGTGCTGGCAGGGCTTTTTGTCTTGTGGGACAGATCGCAGCCAGCGATGAGCCGCTTCATACTTTCGAGGTTGTCCTTGTCACCTTTGATCAGATTCCAGATACACATATGCTCTTCTACTGTTAGTTCAGGCCAAAAAGTGTTTCTCTGAGGACAGATGCCTGGAGACAGTCAGCGTATGAGTCTGGCAGAAAGAATAAAAGACTGGTTCGAATGACAGACCTAGCTGTGATGGGGCTGCGCTGATGGCGACTGTGCCATCGGTCGGCGTCAGAAGACCTGCCATCATCTTCAAAGTAGTCGTTTTTCCGGAACCATTCTGACCGACAAGACAGAGAATTTGACCTCTATGCCCCCGAAGactgacgccgtcgacggcactCACAGGTTTCTGCCTCCCGCAGCAAAATATCCTTCCAGCGAGAGAAGGCTTGAAGGTTTTCCGGAGATCTATGGCTTCAACCGCAATTGAGTCTGCGCTTCGGCTTTCCCCATTAAACGTTCGACTCTTAAATACAGTACCATACATGATCTTTTCTGTCAATATGGCCAGCGGAGGGTAGCCCACAATAGCCACGACCAAGAACGACAAAAGCGTGCTTCCAGTAACAAGAAGTTTCCTTTGCGCCGAGAATGCTGGGGGAGGTATGTCACCCAATATTGCCGGTTGCAGGTTGTATTCCCAGTATGACATGAACTGAACGAAGAAGAAGTGATTGGAACTCGGGAAGAAGAGTGACATGGCTGCAACTGTCGCAGTTGAGACCTCTTCGAGCCCAGTCAACAAAGCGCCGATGGACAGAATCAGAAAGGCACCAGAGACGTAGACAGGCGCGGTACGGGCTTTGCGGAAGAAAGATGCCGCAAAGACGGTTGAACTGTTTACAGCTAGACCGAGGAGGACTTGCCAAATGATGGGGATAGATGGGTTGCTCTTTGGCCAGAGGGAGTTCCAGTGTAAGGCGCCAAGAACAACCCACAAGGGAAAGTAGATAACGTTGAAGACTGCAAGATACGACAACACGCGAGCCGTAGAGTTGCCGCCCATGGAATCGACGAGTTGTGACATGCCTGCCTCGCGCTCTTGAGTTATCAACCTGGTGAGATGGAAAAGCTGCTGAATGAAGCCAAGAAAGAAGGCAAAGCCGTACATGTTGGCGATGAGCTCTTGTGAACTTGACCGTATGGTTTCGTCCCACTCCTTCTGAGTCTTACTCGTGAAGAGCAAGGTGGCGGGGTTGGTAGTTGAGTTCGTCATGGCGTTCTCCACGGCAACCTGCAGAGGCAGGAGGAGCCTCTCAAGGTCGCCGTTATGCTCAAGCACATTGTATGGAACTCCTTGCCTTGCCGGGTCCGCTCGAATGGTGTAGTTCCAGTGATGGTCACTGTCAATAGTGTCGAAAGAGGTCGTCTGCGGCGAGTCTGTGAAGGTGATGGAAGCGTGGCAGCTGCTGATGCCCCGAAGGTTGGCGAGACATTCGGCCAATAGATCTCGTTCGTCGTCTAGATATCGTACAGTCTCTGGCCGTAGGGGTTGTATGATTTTGGTGATGACCTCGTCCACATCGGGCCCTAGGTGCGGAGTCTTTACGATGTATAGGGGTTTCTTGGTGATGGTTTCGGCAAGACTGGGCAGTGGGATCGGCGATCCTACACCATTGACGTTACTGTTGGTCGCAAATTTTGGTATGTTGAGTAGAACGGCCACGATGACTATCGGAAGTAGGTAAGCTTTGATGATGAAGGAGATCGGATGtctgatgacggcgacgagaagcGTCTTCCAAGCTAACGCCCGAAGTTGCCCCCCAAAAAGGGGCAAACCAGAAGCCCGTCTCATGATaacgatgatggtgatgttgaAAGGCGGATTAGTTTTGAACGGCTTGTAGGTGCTTTTTGAACGAACTCAGGAACCCTGGGGTGGATAGCCACCACACTTAATACATGGAGCCAGATATTTTTCTGATGAGGTTCGTACCTACCCTGCAAGCTGGCGGCAAACAGACAAGGTGTTGTCACTCGAATAGCGATTCGCCGTGTACTTTGTTCTTGTGCCATCCACAATGCAGTGTGTGTGAACGTCGCGGAAGCCTTTTGGTTTCCACTGTACGGGAAACCTGGCTGCCTAGCGCTTGTTCTCCATTCTATCGGGCCAAACATTATGGTAGGTACCCTGTGGGTTTTCCTCAGTAGAAGATAGGTTGGTATGATGGCAAAATGAAGTCTGCCGGTTGCCGGAATGCGGTTCCGACACGGCTCCGAGCGCCGGGCCCGACCGA includes these proteins:
- a CDS encoding Transcription initiation factor IIF; this translates as MQGTLLCFLPACLTSVLRSTILPALDVIAKKRLHLNLPILGRQRNLVARPAIPIMADSTYIKPEPYIKPDPEAVTASPLDDDDLYEDAGDLEFFDQYSDQGSFGQAYLARVPKDLWEAWDSLPDDAEIEVGTMRQWDVVRPDGSVEHRFKMLLNSDRAEHQLMPKEYDLEMGKELARSTFVFTEEDLPGFKAKSKARTDAANAGIPARFLRPKADKVEKKPFEKGRRWQPYYRKAIPKKTKIAARIQYELACKPVDNAESQAILQRKQVEAQRPKHTLQIMEQRAANSIIHHGSAAAVEKFGSFIKTSAPTKATKPKKAENRAARMSEEQLLDGLMEAFRRYEYWKMSILKARFDQPEAFLRQTLEKIAVLNRSGIHANEWSLQEHLKSMASGATSETAPEEAAADDDDDDEVVMEDVV
- a CDS encoding Upf0655 protein ycr015c, which encodes MPRKSLNLVLDFDGTITTKDTIGTLAEIALRFQHKRGIDLSSAWQQILRDYSHDHAEHVSKYRPGEEERISLADELAYLRGLREVELRSVQRVEKSGLFRGITREDLKKAGNAARMEGSVKLRDGFVELMHMVKANGWSVSIVSVNWSRSFISGVLSDYGFVVVANEIETDGSISGPDELGPPTRDTILTTCDDKLRALRALTGPERADDAERLVYFGDSTSDIECLLESRGIVVSSSPDSGLMKTLRRVGYDVPRVQERQPSSGIVWASTFVEVLKSGFLPLRDD
- a CDS encoding nod factor export ATP-binding protein I, which codes for MRRASGLPLFGGQLRALAWKTLLVAVIRHPISFIIKAYLLPIVIVAVLLNIPKFATNSNVNGVGSPIPLPSLAETITKKPLYIVKTPHLGPDVDEVITKIIQPLRPETVRYLDDERDLLAECLANLRGISSCHASITFTDSPQTTSFDTIDSDHHWNYTIRADPARQGVPYNVLEHNGDLERLLLPLQVAVENAMTNSTTNPATLLFTSKTQKEWDETIRSSSQELIANMYGFAFFLGFIQQLFHLTRLITQEREAGMSQLVDSMGGNSTARVLSYLAVFNVIYFPLWVVLGALHWNSLWPKSNPSIPIIWQVLLGLAVNSSTVFAASFFRKARTAPVYVSGAFLILSIGALLTGLEEVSTATVAAMSLFFPSSNHFFFVQFMSYWEYNLQPAILGDIPPPAFSAQRKLLVTGSTLLSFLVVAIVGYPPLAILTEKIMYGTVFKSRTFNGESRSADSIAVEAIDLRKTFKPSLAGRIFCCGRQKPVSAVDGVSLRGHRGQILCLVGQNGSGKTTTLKMMAGLLTPTDGTVAISAAPSQLGICPQRNTFWPELTVEEHMCIWNLIKGDKDNLESMKRLIAGCDLSHKTKSPASTLSGGQMRKLQLACMFVGGSSVCLIDECTSGLDPLSRRVIWEILLEQRSRRSIILTTHFLDEVEVLADHMVILSNGKVKCQGPITALKQLHGGGYKVSVSYKGGPVYRQYPHTIHQDQLVYKTPDSASAGRLATKLAANGVPDVSIVGPQVEDVFLRVTDDLALVTNTDLMSPSTNFGLGLGKTTSFWSQVKTLLWKRIIVLKRFWWPYIYVLGLPIVVTPSFSDMLKGYIAPLCEDIQPTLYSAHEFYVSYGGGYMVEGEMRTHPGLLLGGPPWMNESLYSLMNKNGSMARYFNMSQYAEWVRPVETLDGFTNYLKENKGEVLPGGIFMESKTSNPVIASFAEFGVVDGMTLFNLYSQIRSDSQITASYGPMGETPARSANSGMFYAIFFCLMQAVYPAAFALYPSVEKSRKVRSVGYANGVRRAPLWVAYALFDFFFVAIISIAITSHLGTNMPLWTGGAWVMLPILALYGLTGILFSYIMSVLCKTGPGAFLAISSSNVIMFTIVVVAFAAPNAFVDVAEVDDAMKATTFALNIFFPIGNVFKSVAFGLNVMEISCGGDAIIPASSIHAYGGPVLYLIVQVATLLGILIWLEGYHPSCKAGAVKHSPMEEDSEKLPSYSSDDVKVEKLRVEETTEDPLRTLHLTKSFDRTLAVDDISLGIGKSEVLAIIGPNGAGKSTLINLIRGDLIPDHGNGYLCGHDANSDSAQKHLGVCAQYDALDLMSTEEHLDFFARIKGVDDVQQNVDTVMAKLGLTQYATRSASKLSGGNKRTPPVLVLDEPTSAMDAVAKRAFWKIIQQISPNRSVLLTTHSMEEADTLAHRAAVLSRRVLAIGTTRALRQRYSNLYYVRILLKTAPLSTSEEMASIRAWVEDRVPGTTMEREALGGQISFTVPGSRNQDMEKTVNGQNATKSDIGTIFDLIRLLEESKKNRGIEYYSIGGATLERVFLNVVKENGITADEDQKIRKRWWGF